The Labilibaculum sp. sequence CCGACACTTGTTTTGGATCTGTAAACCTCATGTTATCAGTCCACAAGTTTGGATAATCTTTAAAAGTAGATCGTGTCCAAATCAACCGATTAGCTTTCTTTGCTTTCAAAGGAGTATTGAAACCAGCATCCTCAAAAACCAATTCTTCGGGTTCTTCATCTTGTTGTAAGCGATAAAAGCCTGATTTCTTAGTGAACTCATGAAATGCACTCATAAGAACCGGCTTTTTCAAATCAATAAATAGTTCTTCTTCGTCCAATTTCACGTAATCGAAGCGAATCTTGTTTCTACGGCCAAAGCTATTGGTAATATTTTCCGAACCTTTCACACCGGTAGGATCCAACTTCCAAAAATCATATCGATCACTAATAATTACATCTTTATCTCCTCTTGTCCATCCTACTATTCCATATGGATTAGGATCGCTCGGAGTATCATGAATTTCATCATAAAAATTAGCTTTAATCTTTTTTGTTAATGCAACGGTTTTACCATTCTCAATTTGATATGTATACCAGATACTATCCTGGGTTTCAAACCATATCAAGTACTTCTGAGCAGGAGAAATACTCACACGTGAATTCTTCTTTTCCAAAACCAAGTCTTTCTTTCCCGATTTTGTGTCAACCAAATAGTAATCCGAATACCAATCATCCCACGAAGTCAATTGCTGGTAAGGCAATGATGAAGATCCAAGTGCTAATTTTGAATTTCCATCATCATACAGTTTCTCCTCAGGTAAATTTTCATTTCCCAATTGCAAAACTTTATTTTCCAATGGATTATACACGGCCAACCAAGTTCTTTTCTTCTCTTTTTCGGCTTGTACTTTCTGTTGAGGCTGCAACAAAGGATCTTTCCAGTTCCATACATCAACATGATATTTTTCCTCATCAAGTAAAGTGTCTTTTGGTTCATTAAGAGGTCTGGGAGCAACTCCAAAAAACAATTTATTTCCATTTTTTGAGAAATATATTTCCCCATTTTCACTTACCGTCCAATCAGTCTGAATATCCTTACTTAAGGTATCCACTATTACTTTTGGCTGAGCATTTTCTGCATTTTGATAATACAGTGCAAAAGTTTTATTCTTGAGAGTATCAGAAGAAAAAATAAAAGAAAGCTGATCTCCATTAGGCGCTAAAGATGTTTTCAATGCAACTCCTTCCTTTTCAAAAACCGTTTTTACCTGCTCCCCAGCAGCAGTAAACCAATTCACTTTCGAAATTTGAATGCTATCCCCTTTTACCTGAACAAAAGAAACAGCATTGCCATTTTCAGATAAGGTATAATCAGAAACATTTTTGTGCCGATACTCTTTCCCTGACTGGAAATTTAAGATGACCAACTCTCCCTTTTCAATTTTTTCTTTGTCCTTACTTCCCTTCTTTCCTTGGGTTTTCTTTTCTGGTTTTTCAATTGAATCGCCAGCCAACGAATCCTTTTCCTCCTCAGGCATTTTCAATAAAAAGGCCATCCAATCACCCTTTTCTTTCGGCATCTTGAACGACTCCAATTCTGCAAAACGCAGAATACTATTCTCCTTCAAATTCCAAATCCCCAAAGAGTCTTTTGGTAAATCTTTCTTTTCAACTTTTTTCACCTTCGCTTGTCGGATGGTATCAAACTGAGCTTTAATATTAAAACTTAAAATTT is a genomic window containing:
- a CDS encoding prolyl oligopeptidase family serine peptidase → MKKSILAILLCLFIGSLMAQTNKTPLSHADYDHWKNLKNQQISANGEWITYEVNPQKGDGYLYLYQVSTGKLDSAARGYHAIFSPESEILSFNIKAQFDTIRQAKVKKVEKKDLPKDSLGIWNLKENSILRFAELESFKMPKEKGDWMAFLLKMPEEEKDSLAGDSIEKPEKKTQGKKGSKDKEKIEKGELVILNFQSGKEYRHKNVSDYTLSENGNAVSFVQVKGDSIQISKVNWFTAAGEQVKTVFEKEGVALKTSLAPNGDQLSFIFSSDTLKNKTFALYYQNAENAQPKVIVDTLSKDIQTDWTVSENGEIYFSKNGNKLFFGVAPRPLNEPKDTLLDEEKYHVDVWNWKDPLLQPQQKVQAEKEKKRTWLAVYNPLENKVLQLGNENLPEEKLYDDGNSKLALGSSSLPYQQLTSWDDWYSDYYLVDTKSGKKDLVLEKKNSRVSISPAQKYLIWFETQDSIWYTYQIENGKTVALTKKIKANFYDEIHDTPSDPNPYGIVGWTRGDKDVIISDRYDFWKLDPTGVKGSENITNSFGRRNKIRFDYVKLDEEELFIDLKKPVLMSAFHEFTKKSGFYRLQQDEEPEELVFEDAGFNTPLKAKKANRLIWTRSTFKDYPNLWTDNMRFTDPKQVSDANPQQKNYLWGDVELVKWTSGDGEELQGLLYKPENFDPNKKYPMLVYFYERSSDALHRHHVPQPNWSIINPSYCVSNDYLIFMPDITYHKVGYPGESAYSSIVAGTLSMMDRYSFIDKENIGLQGQSWGGYQIAYLVTRTNLYKCAMAGAPVSNMTSAYGGIRWGTGMSRMFQYEHTQSRIGGTLWNSTLQYIENSPIFFAPKIETPLLMMHNDHDGAVPWYQGIELFVAMRRLQKPCWLLSYNDEDHNLKKRPNRVDLSIRTMQFFDYYLKGKPAPEWMIEGIPAVKKGTTDAYDLKK